The proteins below are encoded in one region of Apium graveolens cultivar Ventura chromosome 4, ASM990537v1, whole genome shotgun sequence:
- the LOC141719695 gene encoding protein FAR1-RELATED SEQUENCE 5-like, whose translation MNLVQRERHVNTATRSLIKTLYGSGVRNCQVMNVIGNIHGGNDKVGFNVQHVRNVLRDERKKRFEISDAQAGLDLLHRLNEESGSKYFIRTEVDEENRLKCLVWIDPRCIMAYQNFGDIMAFDTTYRTNRYVMPFVPFTGVNHHYQSVIFGFALMWDEHASTFEWILRTWLEGVGNNPPLTIITDQDQAMTSAIAVVLPNTTHLLCSWHISQKFPEKLAHYYSTVPEFKTDFNNCIYKSLTECVFEARWTSFVEKYDLQDHKWLKGLYELKHKWIPAYTRNKFSAFQNSTSRSEGMNSFFDKYVSSATGLKEFIENAQKTLARQFMREKEEDYVTINLKRPMKLHTTLEYHASCIYTKEMFRRFQDELVESSKYFVEKDRRASEEGERMGDVYTYYSCYRPMSEPTRRNVYFVTFEKASSLGMCTCRMLEHSGLPCRHLLAVLTKKRVSEIPPYYINRRWTMHANRVDGVLPYNLDVGQSHEMTSTDRFNSMTMLTMSFCQSSIASKERYDYAVGVMNREIPILEKMSVDGIKSYESNSQAPNASAHEETILDPIMSQTKGRKKDVRFKSPIESIGKKEKPPRRCTYCQMEGHDKRKCASRLEDLKNIQES comes from the coding sequence ATGAATTTGGTACAACGAGAAAGACATGTCAACACCGCGACCCGTAGTTTGATAAAAACGCTTTATGGTTCGGGGGTTCGTAATTGTCAAGTGATGAATGTGATTGGTAACATTCATGGAGGTAATGACAAAGTTGGTTTCAATGTTCAACATGTTAGGAATGTGTTAAGAGACGAGAGGAAGAAAAGGTTTGAGATTAGTGACGCCCAAGCGGGGTTGGACTTGTTGCATAGGTTGAATGAAGAAAGTggttctaaatattttattaggaCCGAAGTCGATGAAGAGAATCGCTTGAAGTGTCTAGTATGGATTGATCCGAGATGTATAATGGCTTACCAAAATTTTGGCGATATTATGGCTTTTGATACCACTTATCGGACAAATAGGTATGTAATGCCATTTGTCCCATTTACCGGAGTCAATCATCATTATCAATCGGTAATTTTCGGGTTTGCATTGATGTGGGATGAACACGCGTCGACTTTTGAGTGGATTCTTCGTACTTGGCTTGAAGGTGTGGGGAATAATCCTCCATTGACTATAATCACGGATCAAGATCAAGCCATGACAAGCGCTATTGCGGTTGTACTCCCGAATACTACCCATTTATTGTGTTCTTGGCACATTAGTCAAAAATTCCCGGAGAAATTAGCTCATTATTATTCGACTGTTCCGGAATTCAAGACGGACTTCAACAATTGCATTTATAAATCTCTCACCGAATGTGTTTTTGAAGCTAGATGGACGTCGTTTGTGGAAAAGTATGACTTGCAAGATCATAAATGGTTAAAGGGGTTATATGAGTTGAAGCACAAGTGGATTCCTGCATATACTAGAAACAAATTTTCGGCATTTCAAAATAGTACATCGAGGAGTGAGGGGATGAATTCTTTCTTTGATAAGTATGTGAGTTCGGCAACGGGTTTGAAGGAATTCATTGAAAATGCCCAAAAAACATTGGCAAGGCAATTCATGAGGGAGAAGGAAGAAGATTATGTCACCATTAATCTAAAACGTCCCATGAAATTGCATACCACATTGGAGTATCATGCTTCTTGTATCTACACTAAGGAAATGTTTAGAAGATTTCAAGATGAATTGGTCGAGTCTTCAAAATACTTTGTTGAAAAAGACCGACGAGCTAGTGAAGAAGGGGAGAGAATGGGGGATGTTTATACGTACTATAGTTGTTATAGGCCCATGTCCGAGCCTACGAGAAGAAATGTTTATTTTGTGACATTCGAGAAAGCAAGCTCTTTGGGAATGTGTACGTGTAGAATGCTTGAACATTCGGGGCTACCTTGTAGACACCTATTGGCGGTCCTCACTAAGAAACGGGTTTCGGAAATTCCCCCGTATTACATAAACCGGAGGTGGACAATGCAtgccaatagagttgatggtgtgtTGCCTTACAATTTGGATGTTGGACAAAGTCATGAGATGACCTCAACCGATCGATTTAATAGCATGACAATGTTAACCATGAGTTTTTGTCAAAGTAGCATTGCATCCAAGGAACGGTATGATTATGCCGTTGGAGTGATGAATCGAGAAATACCAATTCTCGAAAAAATGAGCGTTGATGGAATTAAATCTTACGAAAGCAATTCGCAAGCTCCAAATGCAAGTGCTCATGAAGAAACAATTCTTGACCCTATTATGTCCCAAACTAAAGGGAGGAAGAAGGACGTTCGTTTCAAAAGTCCAATAGAATCGATTGGTAAAAAGGAGAAGCCGCCAAGAAGGTGCACTTATTGTCAAATGGAAGGCCATGATAAAAGGAAGTGTGCTAGTAGACTAGAAGATCTTAAAAATATTCAAGAATCGTAA
- the LOC141721048 gene encoding uncharacterized protein LOC141721048 has protein sequence MQKENGSAAACASCRHQRKKCTENCVLAPYFPLNRNKEFQAVHKLFGVSNVTKILSGLDASDRKRAVDSLIWEATFRQNDPVLGSFGEFSRVYEELEWYRDQFRNNSHRVAPGNNINHNNLCFSDNRGFNSSNHSAFMSMSKNRNTCTALVPANSSTALVSANSSSALVPANSYPGYSYQDSFQCTDRVRDELSYNCSSGRNTGRLKEDSNHSSLILPQQYGIQHIENFKEESNNGSVILPQHYPVSGFNQPYYQLPGQYGPSTDAKP, from the exons ATGCAAAAAGAGAATGGATCAGCGGCGGCGTGTGCATCATGCCGGCATCAACGTAAGAAGTGCACCGAAAACTGCGTGTTAGCACCCTACTTTCCCCTCAATAGAAACAAAGAATTCCAAGCGGTACACAAATTGTTCGGAGTTAGTAACGTGACAAAGATTTTGAGTGGTTTAGATGCAAGTGATCGAAAAAGAGCCGTTGATTCGCTTATTTGGGAAGCTACTTTTAGACAGAACGATCCGGTTCTTGGTTCTTTCGGAGAATTTAGTCGAGTTTATGAGGAATTAGAGTGGTATAGAGATCAGTTTCGGAACAATTCTCACAGAGTTGCACCAGGAAATAATATTAATCATAATAATTTGTGTTTTTCGGATAATAGAGGGTTTAATAGTAGTAATCATTCGGCGTTTATGTCTATGAGTAAGAATCGAAACACGTGTACTGCGTTGGTTCCTGCGAATTCATCTACTGCTTTGGTTTCTGCGAATTCATCGAGTGCGTTGGTTCCTGCGAATTCATATCCTGGTTAtagttatcaagattcgttccaATGTACGGATAGAGTGAGGGATGAATTGAGTTATAATTGTTCATCAGGACGAAACACGGGGAGATTGAAGGAAGACAGCAATCATAGTTCGTTGATTCTACCTCAGCAATATGGAATCCAACATATTGAGAATTTCAAGGAAGAAAGCAATAATGGTTCGGTGATTTTGCCTCAACATTATCCCGTCTCAGGATTCAATCAGCCTTACTATCAGTTACCAG GTCAATATGGTCCAAGTACTGATGCCAAGCCATGA
- the LOC141721047 gene encoding senescence-specific cysteine protease SAG39, with protein sequence MKTISRLKSLWMFLFCFCFEFMVSRANSYSTGSMIRRYDNWLAQQGKNYTSTGEWEMRFGIYQSNVQFVDYMNSQNLPFRLTDNKFADLTNDEFSSIYLGYKSPGRSIERRNFTIEGAVPSYIDWRTKGAVTPIKDQGRCGSCWAFSAVAAMEGITHIRTSKLISLSEQELVDCDVGGGNNGCNGGFMTKAFAYIHKNGGLTTERDYPYVGKNSVCNKSKLENHAASITGYKAVSADDETELQLIVANQPVSVAVDASGYSFQLYSEGVLFSSYCGKNLNHGVTVIGYGEDHGKKYWLVKNSWGTDWGEDGYMKIERGIKDPKGSCGIAMEASFPSIDECLFKC encoded by the exons ATGAAAACCATTAGTCGcctgaaaagtttgtggatgtTCCTTTTTTGTTTCTGTTTTGAATTTATGGTATCAAGAGCAAATTCCTACAGCACGGGGTCAATGATAAGGAGGTACGATAATTGGCTGGCACAACAGGGCAAAAATTATACAAGTACAGGTGAATGGGAAATGCGGTTTGGTATTTACCAATCCAATGTTCAGTTCGTGGACTACATGAATTCACAGAATCTGCCTTTCAGACTTACTGACAACAAATTTGCAGATTTGACAAATGACGAGTTCAGTTCTATCTACTTGGGTTATAAAAGTCCTGGAAGATCAATTGAGAGACGGAACTTCACTATTGAAGGTGCTGTCCCATCTTACATAGATTGGAGGACGAAAGGAGCTGTTACTCCGATCAAGGATCAAGGCAGATGTG GAAGTTGTTGGGCATTTTCTGCAGTGGCAGCTATGGAAGGTATCACCCATATTAGAACTAGCAAATTGATATCCCTGTCAGAGCAGGAGCTCGTGGACTGTGATGTCGGAGGAGGCAACAATGGTTGTAATGGCGGATTCATGACAAAGGCTTTTGCATATATCCACAAAAATGGCGGTCTCACCACAGAAAGAGATTATCCTTATGTGGGGAAAAATAGTGTTTGTAACAAGTCAAAGCTTGAAAATCATGCAGCCAGTATAACTGGCTATAAAGCAGTAAGTGCAGATGATGAGACAGAACTACAGCTTATAGTTGCTAACCAGCCTGTATCAGTAGCAGTTGATGCATCTGGATATAGTTTTCAGCTCTATTCTGAAGGAGTACTCTTTTCATCTTATTGTGGGAAGAATCTCAATCACGGAGTTACTGTCATTGGCTACGGAGAAGACCATGGAAAGAAATACTGGCTTGTAAAGAATTCATGGGGAACTGACTGGGGAGAAGATGGTTATATGAAAATTGAACGTGGAATCAAGGATCCAAAAGGTAGTTGTGGCATTGCCATGGAAGCGAGCTTCCCTTCAATAGATGAATGCCTTTTTAAGTGCTAA